One Nostocoides sp. HKS02 genomic window carries:
- a CDS encoding amidohydrolase — MPGPQGAVDRGFNKLNDAHTHVGMATGASPGSEARALLHAMEGLGVARAAVITPSNVGGDNSATFDALTAHPTRFVGIALVDWSRPDADRAVAKAVDAGARGIRINLVSEQAAGAVLEAGLEPLWRMLRERGAVVVVHAHPQQLVMVRQLAVRQPELTVLVDHLGRPDVSTSPDSAGFMALLQLSQAPNISVKTPNSSFFSGVPAPHADLVPFLRAALDTFGSHRVLWGSDWPVCARDEPYSASVSPTDLALAGASDAERHAVFAGNFDDIFGPD; from the coding sequence ATGCCGGGGCCGCAGGGAGCAGTCGACCGCGGATTCAACAAGCTCAACGATGCGCACACCCACGTCGGCATGGCCACGGGCGCTTCCCCCGGCAGCGAAGCCAGGGCCCTCCTCCATGCTATGGAGGGCTTGGGTGTGGCAAGGGCGGCCGTCATCACCCCGTCCAACGTTGGCGGCGACAACTCGGCGACCTTCGATGCCCTGACCGCCCACCCCACCAGGTTCGTGGGCATCGCACTGGTTGATTGGTCCCGACCCGATGCGGATCGCGCTGTTGCGAAGGCAGTCGACGCGGGCGCGAGGGGCATCCGTATCAACCTGGTGTCGGAGCAGGCAGCGGGAGCGGTCCTCGAGGCGGGGCTTGAGCCCCTCTGGCGGATGCTCCGCGAACGAGGCGCCGTCGTCGTCGTCCACGCCCATCCGCAACAGCTTGTCATGGTGAGGCAGCTCGCAGTGCGGCAGCCAGAGCTCACAGTTCTCGTCGACCATCTCGGCAGGCCCGATGTCTCAACGAGCCCGGACTCTGCAGGCTTCATGGCCTTGCTTCAGCTTAGCCAGGCGCCCAACATTTCGGTGAAGACGCCCAACAGCAGCTTCTTCTCCGGTGTCCCGGCGCCGCACGCCGACTTGGTGCCATTCCTCCGGGCGGCACTGGACACGTTCGGAAGCCACCGCGTCCTTTGGGGCTCGGACTGGCCAGTGTGCGCACGCGACGAGCCGTACTCGGCCTCCGTCTCCCCCACCGACCTAGCGCTAGCGGGCGCGAGCGATGCCGAACGCCACGCAGTGTTCGCAGGCAACTTCGACGACATCTTCGGCCCTGATTGA
- a CDS encoding IclR family transcriptional regulator → MTDKSISALEPAVDAEGLIEGGVLEVKSAARTVLVLEFLAARQNEPTRLREISEALSVPKSSLYALLRTLCQYGWVRTDASGTLYGIGIRALMTGTSYLDADPYLRLVQPSLDYANEQLNETIHFGRLDGRDIVYLATRESSQYLRPYSRVGRRLPASTTAMGKALFAERSGAALEALLAEPLPRLTPNSITDVGALKAELEATRQRGHSVDLQENTLGLQCFGFALRYANPAMDAISCSVPVARLNPERCETIVAVMSDVRDQIERFAPAPLRSGRDELLVGPVIPSAPRI, encoded by the coding sequence ATGACGGACAAGTCGATCTCTGCGCTCGAACCCGCTGTCGACGCCGAGGGACTCATCGAGGGGGGCGTGCTCGAGGTCAAGTCCGCGGCCAGGACGGTGCTGGTTCTCGAATTCCTGGCCGCACGACAGAACGAACCCACCCGCCTGCGGGAGATTTCCGAAGCCCTCAGCGTGCCGAAGAGCAGCTTGTACGCCCTTCTGCGAACGCTGTGCCAGTACGGCTGGGTGCGGACCGACGCATCCGGAACGCTTTACGGCATCGGTATTCGCGCTCTGATGACAGGCACAAGCTATCTAGACGCCGATCCCTACCTGCGACTCGTGCAGCCGTCGCTCGACTACGCCAACGAGCAGCTCAACGAGACCATTCACTTCGGACGACTCGACGGCCGCGACATCGTCTACCTGGCCACCCGGGAGTCGAGCCAGTACCTGCGCCCGTACAGCCGGGTGGGCCGTCGGCTGCCAGCCTCCACCACCGCCATGGGGAAGGCGCTCTTCGCGGAGCGCTCCGGGGCGGCACTCGAAGCCCTCCTGGCCGAACCATTGCCGCGGTTGACCCCCAACTCGATCACCGACGTAGGTGCACTCAAAGCCGAGTTGGAGGCCACCCGTCAGCGGGGCCACTCGGTGGACCTCCAGGAGAACACGCTCGGTTTGCAGTGCTTCGGCTTCGCCCTGCGCTACGCCAATCCGGCCATGGACGCGATCAGCTGTTCCGTGCCAGTCGCCCGGCTCAACCCGGAACGCTGCGAGACAATCGTCGCGGTCATGTCCGACGTGCGCGACCAGATCGAGCGGTTCGCGCCGGCTCCTTTGCGCAGTGGCCGCGACGAGCTGCTCGTGGGACCCGTCATTCCCTCGGCTCCTAGAATCTGA
- a CDS encoding 5-dehydro-4-deoxyglucarate dehydratase, producing the protein MLTGTCDPPGSIGERATAFSLRLRQRAQDGVMSFPLTPFSDDGSAIRPDAFRKHVRRQIDAGAAALFPCCGTGEFFSLTEDEYSTLVGIAVDEAAGEVPVIAGTGYGWASAARFAERATEAGVDGLLLLPHYLVRAPQSGLVAHVRQVADRTELPVVVYQREQVWYSASALQELASVPNVIGLKDGHSDLDQLQRLRLVMPESFLMFNGAQTAEMQARQYASIGIGAYSSAVHGFAPEIATTFFRSLRDGDTERVELLLREFYLPFVELRDRQVGYAVALVKAGARLRGEDMGPVRAPLADPAAGDLNDFEALMRSALAIVGAEL; encoded by the coding sequence TTGCTGACCGGCACCTGCGATCCGCCAGGGTCGATCGGGGAACGCGCGACGGCCTTCTCTCTGCGGCTCCGTCAGCGGGCGCAGGACGGAGTCATGTCCTTTCCCTTGACGCCGTTCTCTGACGATGGCTCGGCCATCCGCCCAGATGCATTCCGCAAGCACGTCCGTCGGCAGATCGACGCGGGCGCTGCGGCGCTCTTCCCGTGTTGCGGGACCGGGGAGTTCTTCTCGCTCACCGAGGATGAGTACAGCACCCTTGTCGGCATCGCCGTCGACGAGGCAGCGGGCGAGGTCCCGGTCATCGCGGGAACGGGTTATGGCTGGGCGAGCGCGGCGAGATTCGCCGAGCGCGCCACAGAGGCCGGCGTCGACGGCCTGCTTTTGCTGCCTCACTACCTCGTGCGCGCGCCGCAGTCGGGTCTCGTCGCCCACGTTCGCCAGGTCGCGGACCGCACCGAGCTTCCCGTGGTCGTTTATCAACGCGAGCAGGTCTGGTACTCGGCTTCGGCGCTTCAGGAGCTGGCGAGCGTCCCCAACGTGATCGGTCTCAAGGACGGCCACAGCGACCTCGACCAGCTACAGCGGCTCCGCCTGGTGATGCCCGAGTCGTTCCTCATGTTCAACGGGGCCCAGACCGCCGAAATGCAGGCCAGGCAATACGCCAGCATCGGCATTGGGGCCTACTCCTCGGCAGTGCACGGCTTTGCGCCTGAGATCGCCACGACCTTCTTCCGCAGCCTCCGCGACGGCGACACTGAGCGGGTCGAGCTGCTGCTGCGCGAGTTCTACCTCCCCTTTGTGGAACTACGAGACCGACAGGTCGGCTACGCCGTCGCCCTCGTCAAGGCGGGCGCGCGACTGCGGGGCGAGGACATGGGACCGGTGCGAGCGCCACTAGCCGACCCCGCCGCCGGCGACCTCAATGACTTCGAGGCACTGATGCGCAGCGCCCTGGCCATAGTTGGAGCCGAACTGTGA
- a CDS encoding RidA family protein produces the protein MNPVIAARLATAGVELSEPSAPRYSYVAFTVSGEIAYFSGKTSIVPGSLLSVTGKAGRDVTPAQAGDAARLCAINLMSAVEFAVGLERVRSILKLTGFVASVPEFSEQAAVVDHASRLLVNVLGEAGHHARTAIGVAVLPGNATVELDAVIQLTEHEEERA, from the coding sequence ATGAACCCAGTTATTGCAGCCCGGCTCGCCACGGCAGGCGTCGAGCTCAGCGAGCCCTCTGCCCCGCGTTATAGCTACGTCGCGTTCACGGTGTCGGGGGAGATCGCCTACTTCTCGGGCAAGACCTCGATCGTCCCAGGATCCTTGCTCTCGGTCACTGGCAAGGCGGGTCGTGATGTGACGCCCGCGCAGGCGGGTGACGCGGCCCGGCTCTGCGCCATCAACCTGATGTCTGCGGTGGAGTTCGCCGTAGGGCTCGAGCGGGTTCGCAGCATCCTCAAGCTGACCGGCTTCGTCGCGAGCGTTCCGGAGTTCTCCGAACAGGCGGCGGTCGTGGACCACGCATCTCGTCTGCTCGTCAACGTCCTCGGCGAGGCCGGCCACCACGCGCGGACAGCGATAGGCGTTGCCGTGCTTCCAGGCAACGCCACCGTCGAGCTCGACGCAGTCATCCAGCTGACCGAACACGAGGAAGAGCGAGCATGA
- a CDS encoding pyridoxal-phosphate dependent enzyme — MRHEENRTTRFDEQIGTYRTRLETLPRVDLATLPTPLDACANLTASLGGPRIWIKRDDCTGLAFGGNKVRQHEFVLGAALAAGADCFVQGAASQSNHSRQLAAAGARLGVETYLLPKRDRMSSPVQGNYLVDHLLGAKITPIDLSASTIEAKARLVEELRAQGRHPYVTGMGADESLVLAAVAYVEAAFEIVEALHEAELPDWIYTASQGSTQAGLLVGFEILGLSTQVLGVCPMDDSHEAYLSRQQILELAHGAARLLGYESALTLDDILTTEEFVGDGYGFTTASAIEAIRTVASTEGTMLDPVYSGKAFAALLAHVRSGRLAPGANVVFVHTGGLPALFAYGDLMTEQPNPPRDLSASDNAAPIAATSKGHPHDNPVLGHRGASSSTP, encoded by the coding sequence ATGAGGCACGAAGAGAACCGTACGACGAGGTTCGACGAGCAGATCGGCACCTATCGCACACGCCTCGAGACGCTGCCCCGCGTCGACCTGGCAACCCTCCCGACGCCACTGGACGCCTGCGCGAACCTCACCGCCTCGCTCGGCGGACCTCGGATCTGGATCAAGCGGGACGACTGCACCGGGCTCGCATTCGGCGGCAACAAGGTTCGCCAGCACGAGTTCGTGTTGGGAGCGGCACTCGCCGCAGGTGCGGACTGCTTCGTCCAGGGCGCCGCATCACAGTCCAACCATTCACGGCAGCTCGCCGCAGCCGGAGCGCGACTGGGTGTGGAGACTTACCTGCTCCCCAAGCGTGACCGGATGAGCAGCCCGGTCCAAGGCAACTACCTGGTCGACCACCTCCTCGGCGCGAAGATCACACCGATTGACCTAAGCGCGAGCACGATCGAGGCAAAGGCCAGGCTGGTCGAGGAACTTCGCGCTCAGGGTCGGCATCCGTACGTCACCGGCATGGGGGCAGACGAGAGCCTCGTGCTTGCCGCGGTCGCGTACGTGGAGGCCGCTTTCGAAATTGTCGAGGCGCTCCACGAGGCTGAGCTGCCCGACTGGATCTACACCGCGTCCCAGGGGAGCACCCAGGCAGGGCTGCTGGTCGGCTTCGAGATCCTGGGACTGTCCACACAGGTGCTCGGGGTCTGCCCCATGGACGACAGCCACGAGGCGTACCTCAGTCGGCAGCAGATTCTGGAGCTGGCACATGGCGCCGCCCGATTGCTGGGCTACGAGTCCGCGCTGACCTTGGACGACATCCTCACGACCGAGGAGTTTGTCGGCGATGGCTATGGCTTCACCACAGCCAGTGCTATCGAGGCGATCCGCACCGTTGCCTCAACCGAGGGCACGATGCTCGATCCCGTCTATTCGGGCAAGGCGTTCGCCGCCCTCCTGGCGCACGTTCGCAGCGGGAGGCTCGCGCCTGGTGCCAACGTCGTCTTCGTGCACACGGGCGGCCTGCCGGCGCTGTTCGCCTATGGCGATCTCATGACTGAACAGCCCAACCCGCCCCGTGACCTATCGGCCTCTGACAACGCGGCCCCCATAGCGGCCACGTCCAAAGGCCATCCGCATGACAACCCTGTGCTTGGGCACCGCGGTGCTTCTTCGAGCACCCCCTAG
- a CDS encoding ABC transporter substrate-binding protein, translating to MKFFHRTRWASLAVCATGATLVLSACSTGAPSASAGTSRLTIQATEPTTGFDPATAVTQASLRLIELIYEPLIDYDKNGTLQPAIAEKWKRAADGLSYDFSIRPNAHFSDGSTITAEDVKYSVQRMAKGAALKTALADLTGVTVTAPNTVRITLSKPSRVILNALATTGSAAILSEKAVESSPSYFTNPTATSGPWTLTEMVPKDHASLTANPHYWNKGFPKIKNITYSFGTDITAMAAALESGTIDMTYNMKPADAVRLKKSNAIQYFVAPSAGLVMWGMDKSKAPFDDVRVRQALAYMVPRKQAIDTCWSGVGGHASTGDLIYPGDPLYKAGEQRFGLSSTDALAKASALLDQAGWKTGSDGVRVAQGVKGAADGTKLAVNVPYENTWQQARCNTEMLQQSLKPLGVQITPQAYDSASFYGDVAKGKFEMYHAGNAYATTDSYFSQSFTCNGSVTNLMAKWCNKDVDALIARAQQEPDLAKAATLYRQVQDIILDQQPMIVIGSQYAVIGTSPKLQGYYPRADVSNRGLIYASMGN from the coding sequence TTGAAGTTCTTCCACCGCACCCGCTGGGCCAGCCTTGCCGTATGTGCGACGGGCGCAACCCTCGTGCTCAGCGCATGCTCGACCGGGGCTCCGTCGGCCTCCGCTGGTACTAGTCGGCTCACCATCCAGGCAACCGAGCCCACCACCGGTTTCGACCCTGCCACAGCCGTGACCCAGGCCTCGTTGCGGCTCATCGAGCTGATTTACGAGCCGCTGATCGACTACGACAAGAATGGAACACTCCAGCCGGCAATCGCCGAGAAGTGGAAACGTGCCGCCGACGGTCTTTCGTACGACTTCAGCATCCGGCCAAATGCGCACTTCAGCGATGGTTCGACGATCACCGCCGAGGACGTGAAGTACTCAGTGCAACGGATGGCGAAGGGCGCGGCGCTGAAGACGGCTCTCGCCGACCTCACCGGTGTGACTGTCACGGCGCCGAACACCGTAAGGATCACCCTGTCCAAGCCGTCGCGGGTCATTCTCAACGCGCTGGCGACGACGGGGAGCGCAGCGATCCTTTCAGAGAAGGCAGTGGAGTCGAGCCCGAGCTACTTCACGAATCCGACGGCGACCTCTGGGCCTTGGACCTTGACGGAGATGGTTCCGAAGGACCACGCGTCACTCACCGCGAACCCTCACTACTGGAACAAGGGCTTTCCGAAGATCAAGAACATCACCTACTCCTTCGGCACGGACATCACGGCCATGGCTGCGGCGCTCGAGTCGGGAACCATCGACATGACCTACAACATGAAGCCGGCGGACGCCGTTCGCCTGAAGAAGTCGAATGCGATTCAGTACTTTGTGGCTCCGAGTGCCGGTCTCGTGATGTGGGGGATGGACAAATCGAAGGCACCGTTCGACGATGTCCGGGTCCGCCAGGCGCTCGCGTACATGGTCCCGCGTAAGCAGGCCATCGACACGTGTTGGAGCGGGGTCGGCGGTCACGCGTCTACCGGTGACCTGATCTACCCCGGAGACCCGCTGTACAAGGCGGGCGAGCAGCGCTTCGGCCTGTCATCGACGGACGCCCTCGCCAAGGCGAGCGCCCTTCTCGATCAGGCCGGTTGGAAGACCGGTTCTGACGGCGTCCGTGTCGCCCAGGGTGTCAAGGGTGCAGCGGACGGCACGAAGCTTGCGGTCAACGTGCCCTACGAGAACACCTGGCAGCAGGCCCGATGCAACACCGAGATGCTTCAGCAGAGCCTCAAGCCGCTAGGCGTCCAGATCACGCCACAGGCCTACGACTCGGCATCGTTCTACGGTGATGTCGCGAAGGGCAAGTTTGAGATGTACCACGCCGGCAACGCCTATGCGACAACTGACTCGTACTTCTCGCAGTCGTTCACATGCAACGGCTCGGTGACGAACCTGATGGCCAAGTGGTGCAACAAGGACGTTGACGCCCTCATCGCCCGCGCCCAGCAGGAGCCCGACCTGGCCAAGGCCGCAACGTTGTACCGGCAGGTCCAGGACATCATCCTCGACCAGCAGCCCATGATCGTGATCGGTTCGCAGTATGCCGTGATCGGCACCAGTCCGAAGCTCCAGGGCTACTACCCGAGGGCTGACGTCTCGAACCGTGGGCTCATCTACGCCTCGATGGGCAATTAG
- a CDS encoding ABC transporter permease encodes MAVPLLLALSIVLFLYIHLVPGDPVAGMLGPNGSPELVKQLRHARGLDLPIPVQYWNWLGGLFHGSLGVSLVSNLPIAPIVIARLPATLHLTLSALFFTLLLGLPTGFLAGVYKDRWLDRILSPVALVGLSMPVFWVGTLLFLLLGVQLHWLPTAGYVPFNESPVQSLRLTLMPAFTLGFTLAPFLARLTRAATVELLQEQFIVQTTAKGLRPSTVLRRYLARNTILPVLSVIGLQLGTLIGGQVIVEQLFNWPGIGRLLVEGAVQRDYLMVQSLILVLAAVYVLVNLGVELLHAWLDPRVRL; translated from the coding sequence GTGGCTGTGCCCCTCCTGCTTGCACTGTCGATCGTCCTTTTCCTTTACATCCACCTGGTCCCGGGCGACCCCGTAGCAGGCATGCTCGGCCCTAACGGCAGCCCGGAGCTCGTCAAGCAGCTCCGCCACGCGCGGGGGCTCGACCTGCCCATTCCGGTGCAGTACTGGAATTGGCTTGGGGGTCTGTTCCACGGCAGCCTGGGTGTCTCCCTCGTGTCAAATCTGCCGATCGCGCCAATCGTGATTGCGCGCCTTCCGGCCACGCTGCACCTCACGCTCAGCGCGCTGTTCTTCACCCTGCTCCTCGGCCTGCCCACGGGGTTTCTCGCCGGCGTATACAAGGACAGGTGGCTCGACCGCATCCTCTCGCCGGTGGCGCTTGTCGGCCTGTCCATGCCGGTCTTCTGGGTGGGCACGCTGCTATTCCTTCTCCTCGGGGTGCAACTGCACTGGCTCCCCACGGCCGGTTACGTACCCTTCAACGAGTCGCCTGTGCAGAGCCTGCGCCTCACCCTGATGCCCGCGTTCACCCTGGGCTTCACCCTCGCGCCGTTCCTGGCCCGACTCACCCGCGCCGCCACCGTCGAGCTACTCCAGGAGCAGTTCATCGTCCAGACGACGGCCAAGGGACTTCGCCCCAGCACCGTATTGAGGCGCTATCTCGCGAGGAACACCATCCTGCCCGTGCTCAGCGTGATCGGGCTCCAACTGGGCACTCTCATCGGAGGACAGGTCATCGTCGAACAGCTCTTCAACTGGCCCGGCATCGGACGGCTCCTCGTCGAGGGTGCGGTGCAGAGGGACTATCTCATGGTCCAGTCGTTAATTCTCGTCCTCGCCGCCGTGTACGTTCTGGTGAACCTGGGCGTGGAACTGCTCCACGCATGGCTCGACCCCCGGGTGCGGCTGTGA
- a CDS encoding ABC transporter permease, which yields MKALRERVTARRVLLDVPRGGVRAITLSAVLHNKRALCGAIPVAAVLALTLLSLVWTPYDPIAAHAGPAFTAPSWRHLAGTDVYGRDILSRIMAGSQASIAVACIAVMAAAVMGSVIGVVSGFVGGKVDLIATRVVDLMLAIPALVFALGIVALLGPSAQSVAVALSVVYMWQFARVIRSIVISVRNKTYVEASRGLGVPAAAIIAKDIFPSVVPILVVQITTALAWGILDEANLGFLGLGVQPPSPSWGSLLIEGREYLYDAPWLPLGAGTMVVIAVLGVNLLGDGLRDIIDPRTGEK from the coding sequence GTGAAAGCCCTGCGGGAGCGCGTGACTGCGCGGCGAGTCCTCCTCGATGTTCCGCGGGGCGGCGTGCGGGCGATCACCCTGAGCGCAGTCCTCCACAACAAGCGTGCGCTATGCGGCGCCATCCCCGTGGCCGCAGTTCTGGCGCTGACGCTGCTCAGCCTGGTCTGGACGCCATACGACCCCATCGCGGCGCATGCCGGCCCTGCGTTCACCGCACCCAGCTGGCGGCATCTGGCCGGCACCGATGTCTATGGAAGGGACATCCTGTCCCGCATCATGGCCGGGTCACAGGCTTCTATTGCGGTTGCCTGCATCGCCGTCATGGCGGCCGCCGTCATGGGCTCGGTCATCGGCGTCGTCTCTGGATTCGTCGGCGGCAAGGTCGACCTCATCGCTACGCGCGTCGTCGACCTCATGCTCGCCATCCCCGCCCTGGTATTCGCGCTGGGCATTGTCGCGCTCCTCGGACCATCGGCGCAGTCCGTCGCGGTGGCCCTGAGCGTGGTGTATATGTGGCAGTTCGCCCGGGTCATCCGCAGCATCGTCATTTCGGTGCGGAACAAGACGTATGTCGAGGCGTCGCGCGGCCTCGGCGTCCCGGCTGCCGCGATCATTGCCAAGGACATCTTTCCCAGCGTTGTCCCGATTCTCGTAGTCCAGATCACCACGGCGCTGGCCTGGGGGATCCTCGACGAGGCGAACCTCGGCTTCCTTGGTCTCGGAGTACAGCCACCCTCGCCGTCCTGGGGATCCCTGCTCATCGAGGGCCGGGAGTACCTCTACGACGCCCCCTGGCTGCCGTTGGGCGCCGGCACGATGGTCGTCATCGCCGTTCTCGGGGTGAACCTTCTCGGGGACGGCCTGAGGGACATCATCGATCCGCGGACGGGAGAGAAGTGA
- a CDS encoding ABC transporter ATP-binding protein: protein MRRTSEAQPSDNVEPGTAASGGGPVIQVEHLSVAFGSGPRAVRAVDDVSFSIGQGEIVGLVGESGSGKSTLGLALLRIVPAPGVSTGRVVFDGRELGTLSERQMRALRGNELALIVQDALATMNPVTRIEEQIVEIVRDHAGDTPFDVANLRTRALRALRSVHLPNAELNLRRYPHQLSGGMQQRVAIAQGLILEPKLIIADEPTTALDVTVQAQILALLQEVRDTRGTSIVFVTHDLATVAEICDRVMVMYAGRIVEAGTVREVFQQPKHPYTRALLSGLLPLVGEPPEELDALPGQPPRPEDWPSGCRFHPRCPLYERLGKPDVCAQTDPGVDESLPHWGACHFAIQEV from the coding sequence ATGAGAAGGACAAGCGAGGCCCAGCCGTCGGACAACGTCGAGCCCGGCACTGCCGCGAGCGGCGGTGGGCCCGTCATACAGGTCGAGCACCTGTCGGTCGCCTTCGGGTCGGGGCCGCGCGCGGTCCGGGCGGTCGACGACGTCTCGTTCAGCATCGGTCAGGGCGAGATCGTCGGGTTGGTGGGCGAGTCCGGCTCGGGCAAGAGCACGCTCGGCCTCGCCCTCCTGCGGATCGTGCCGGCCCCCGGTGTCAGCACCGGTCGCGTGGTGTTCGACGGCCGGGAGCTCGGCACGCTGAGCGAGCGGCAGATGCGCGCCCTTCGGGGTAACGAGCTCGCGCTCATCGTGCAGGACGCGCTGGCGACGATGAACCCGGTGACGAGGATCGAGGAGCAGATCGTCGAGATCGTGCGGGACCACGCTGGTGACACGCCATTTGACGTCGCAAACCTCAGGACTCGTGCGCTGCGGGCCTTGCGCTCCGTGCACCTGCCGAACGCCGAGCTCAACCTGCGGCGCTACCCACACCAGCTCAGCGGAGGGATGCAGCAGCGCGTCGCCATCGCACAGGGTCTCATCCTGGAGCCGAAGCTCATCATCGCCGACGAGCCCACGACTGCACTCGACGTGACGGTCCAGGCGCAGATACTCGCTCTGCTGCAGGAGGTTCGCGACACCCGAGGCACGAGCATCGTCTTCGTCACGCATGACCTGGCCACCGTCGCCGAAATCTGCGACCGGGTCATGGTGATGTACGCGGGCAGGATCGTGGAGGCGGGCACGGTGCGCGAGGTGTTCCAGCAGCCGAAGCATCCCTACACGCGAGCTCTGCTGAGCGGGTTGCTGCCGCTCGTGGGCGAGCCCCCCGAGGAGCTGGACGCCCTGCCGGGTCAGCCGCCTCGACCCGAGGACTGGCCGTCAGGCTGCCGGTTCCATCCGCGCTGTCCGCTGTACGAGCGTCTCGGGAAGCCAGACGTGTGTGCCCAGACCGACCCGGGAGTGGACGAGTCGCTCCCGCACTGGGGCGCCTGCCACTTTGCGATCCAGGAGGTCTGA
- a CDS encoding ABC transporter ATP-binding protein encodes MEATSSERAADPVFVVRNVGKVYGRARRGRSDGRVRALDNVSIEVRRGEALGLVGESGSGKTTLGRLLVGFEMPTTGSVQFEGQEVARQSRAERARFRQTVQMVFQNPFASLNPFRTVRDVLSSSFPRRLPRAELRTRLVETLGRVGMHESMLDRYPHQFSGGQRQRIVIARALTVQPEVLIADEPVSALDVSVQAQVLNLFKALQRDLGLTVVMVTHDLRVVNFFCDRIAVLYLGRLVEVGQRDEVINRSWHPYTRMLMSAAPNGDPEVRSTRPWVSSELGAAAPPEGGCIFAPRCWLREQLGNPERCASERPPARALTLAATPSPDHVVECHFAEDVPHYAGLADAGLVKGTATPGSPALPDPGLRR; translated from the coding sequence ATGGAAGCGACATCGTCGGAGCGGGCTGCGGACCCAGTGTTCGTGGTCCGCAACGTGGGCAAGGTTTATGGCCGGGCGCGCCGCGGTCGCTCCGATGGCCGCGTCCGGGCGCTCGACAACGTCTCGATCGAGGTTCGTCGTGGCGAGGCGCTCGGCCTCGTAGGGGAGAGTGGCTCCGGCAAGACGACCTTGGGGCGGCTCCTGGTCGGCTTCGAGATGCCCACAACGGGCTCGGTGCAGTTCGAGGGTCAGGAGGTGGCCCGTCAAAGCCGAGCCGAGCGGGCTAGATTCCGCCAGACGGTGCAGATGGTGTTCCAGAATCCATTCGCGTCGCTCAACCCCTTCCGTACGGTCCGGGACGTCCTCTCCAGCTCGTTTCCGCGACGGCTGCCGCGGGCCGAGCTCCGCACGCGCCTCGTTGAGACCCTCGGCCGGGTGGGGATGCATGAGTCGATGCTGGACCGCTATCCCCACCAGTTCAGCGGGGGCCAGCGCCAGCGCATCGTGATCGCCCGGGCCCTGACCGTGCAGCCAGAGGTGCTCATCGCCGACGAGCCGGTCTCGGCGCTCGACGTGTCAGTCCAAGCACAGGTGCTCAACCTCTTCAAGGCCCTGCAGCGGGACCTCGGCCTCACCGTGGTGATGGTGACGCACGACCTGCGGGTGGTGAACTTCTTCTGCGACCGGATCGCCGTCCTCTATCTCGGCAGACTCGTGGAAGTCGGGCAGCGTGACGAGGTCATCAACCGGTCCTGGCATCCCTACACTCGCATGCTCATGTCGGCAGCGCCCAACGGTGACCCGGAGGTGCGCTCAACCCGGCCCTGGGTGAGCAGTGAGCTCGGCGCCGCCGCGCCCCCTGAAGGTGGGTGCATCTTCGCCCCACGGTGCTGGTTGCGCGAGCAACTCGGCAACCCAGAGCGCTGCGCGAGCGAGCGTCCGCCAGCCCGTGCCCTGACCCTGGCCGCCACTCCGTCTCCGGACCACGTCGTCGAGTGCCACTTCGCCGAGGACGTGCCGCACTACGCGGGCCTCGCCGACGCCGGCTTGGTCAAGGGGACCGCGACGCCGGGGAGCCCGGCCCTACCGGACCCGGGACTCCGCCGATGA